ACCCTTTTTTTGATTATAAACTTAAATTATCTAAAAATAGACCAATTAAATTATGTTAATTAAAATTAGTTGCTTTTAGATTTAAGTGAATTTCTAACAACTAGAATTGATGAAACAAGGATAAGAGTACCAATGATTGTAACCAATGTTCCTTTTCTTTCACCAGTATTTGGAAGTCCTGGTTTGTCAGTTGTAGTTGTTACTGTAGATTTAGGTTCTTCACCAGTTGTTGTAGTAGTTGTACTTGAAGTAGTCTTAGACTCTTCACCAGTTGTAGTAGTTGTACTTGAAGTAGTCTTAGGCTCTTCAGTTGTAGTAGTTGTACTTGAAGTAGTCTTAGGCTCTTCAGTTGTAGTAGTTGTACTTGAAGTAGTCTTAGGCTCTTCAGTTGTAGTAGTTGTACTTGAAGTAGTCTTAGGCTCTTCAGTTGTAGTTGTTGTGCTTGAAGTAGTCTTAGGTTCTTCAGTTGTAGTTGTTGTGCTTGAAGTAGACTTAGGCTCTTCAGTTGTAGTTGTTGTTGAAGTAGTCTTAGGCTCTTCAGTTGTAGTAGTTGTACTTGAAGTAGTCTTAGGTTCTTCAGTTGTAGTTGTTGTAGGTGCCTCTGTTGTAGTTGTCGAAGTAGTCGTGGTTGTAGGTGCTTCAGTTGTAGTTGTTGTAGTAGTTGTTGTAGTAGTTGTTGTGGTTGTCGTAGTAGTTGTGGTTGTAGTTGAAGTCTGATCTCCATCCACACCACCATTTGCATTGATGTTTGCCACAGATTCGTTTACTTCTTTGGCCACAACCGCAGTTTCACCTTTGACTTGGTACCAAACTTTTGTGTTGTTCTTGAAGTCTTTTTGCTTTTCATTTTCTATTTTTGTACGATAGAAAATTAGAACGCCAGTCTTGTTGATCAAGTCTTTTGGAATTGTAACAGTGATTTTTCCAGAAGCATCAATTGTGAATGTTGATCCAGGAAAGGCCGCTAAGAAATCGTCGATAGCAGTTTCACCGCCGTAATATCCAGGTTTATTACCTGTTGTAGTAATACTGAAGCTATCTTTAACAAGTGAATGTCCACCTTGGACTTCATCTTCAACACGAACGTCGCCGTCTACTTCTAAGTTCATTG
The window above is part of the Streptococcus sp. Marseille-Q6470 genome. Proteins encoded here:
- a CDS encoding LPXTG cell wall anchor domain-containing protein; the encoded protein is MKKNNLSRLAKVFFLVFLPLLFIVFSQSDVVKAGDVSNNISSLTVSSNEITDGGQTTVKFTFDEHAQKIQPGDTLKVNWTSSGTVYGVGFKKTIPLNIDGTYVGDMVITDGSATVTFNEAIKNLQNIRGWGEFEIEVHNNTATDKEHVGKFTIISGDKTVDLSVKKMATGENHAPFYLKAGDMHADDPEHILWTLTINAMNLEVDGDVRVEDEVQGGHSLVKDSFSITTTGNKPGYYGGETAIDDFLAAFPGSTFTIDASGKITVTIPKDLINKTGVLIFYRTKIENEKQKDFKNNTKVWYQVKGETAVVAKEVNESVANINANGGVDGDQTSTTTTTTTTTTTTTTTTTTTTTTEAPTTTTTSTTTTEAPTTTTTEEPKTTSSTTTTTEEPKTTSTTTTTEEPKSTSSTTTTTEEPKTTSSTTTTTEEPKTTSSTTTTTEEPKTTSSTTTTTEEPKTTSSTTTTTEEPKTTSSTTTTTGEESKTTSSTTTTTTGEEPKSTVTTTTDKPGLPNTGERKGTLVTIIGTLILVSSILVVRNSLKSKSN